CGCCAAAGTGAGAGGTGCTGTGCCATGCATGACAAATGTTGTCTGGACTTCCAAGCCGCTGTAGATCAATACCTTATTCGCCACCGGAGCATTTTAGACGTGTTGACCAAGTACCAAGAGGCAACCGCCCGGGTTAACCGGGCTATGGCCAAAGCCGTCACCGAGTGTGGCTGCGTAACCGTCCAGGCATCGCGCCCGCAAATCCCCCCAGACGCAACATACAGTGAACTCCGCCAGTTTATGTCGTCGCACCTTTCCGGAGAGCCCTGCGCCGCCTGCCGTGAAATAATCGCCAAAGAACTGGGGCACAGCCTGTTCTATCTGGCCGCCCTGTGCAACCTCACCGGGCTCAACCTTCATGACATCATGCGCCAGGAACGCAGCAATCTCACCACCCTTGGCGCCTACCACCTATCCTGACAGATAATTTCTTCTCCCCAACTAACCCCTTGCCGTTTTAAAAGCGCAACCGGCCATCCGGTTGCGCTTTTTCAGTTGCGCTTTTACATAAAGGAAATCACCGGCGGAAATGATACAAATAATGTTAGCAGAAGAGGTGTACTTATGCGCTGTATCTACGTCTTCGTTCTCCTGCTGCTGTCCATGGCAACCGCTCTGCCGCCGGGACGGGCCGCCGGCAGCCCTTATGACACAGCTGAGCTGGTCTCCGGATACATGACGATCGTTGATGAGAAGGGTGGTGTCATCTTTCAAACTGGGCTCGCAGTCCACCCTGGCGATGAGTTTATCGACGAGAACGACCGGGTTTACGAAATAACAGCCGTGGAAGGAACACTGGCCAAGGCCCGCTATGTACGCGATGAGACGTACAGCCAAAGCGAATTTGACGCCATCCCGGTGCAAGCTCCCGCTGCGCCAGCCCAACCACCGCTTATCGCCATTTACCATACCCATACCGACGAATCCTATATCCCGTCCGACGGCAAAGCAACCGAACCGGGAAATGGCGGTGTTATGCTTGTTGGCGACAGTCTCGCCAAACGACTGGAAGAACTGGGTTTTGCCACCGATCACAACAAAACCCTCCATGAACCGCATGACGCTAACGCCTATCAGCGCTCACGCCGAACAGTGATGAAATTGCTGGAACGCAAACCGGTGGCCCTGTTTGATATTCACCGCGACAGTGCACCGCAAAACATCTATAATACTACGATTGCCGGCGCACCCGCCACCAAGATTTTGTTAGTCGTTGGCCGGCAAAACCAGAATAGGGAAACAACTATGGCCTTTGCCCGCCAGATTAAAGCCGCCGCCGATGCCAAATACAGTGGACTTATCCGGGGCATCTTTATTGCCCATGGCAACTATAACCAGGATCTCAGTCCCCGGGCTATGCTGATTGAAATTGGCACTCAGTACAATTCCCGCGACGCAGCCGAACGCAGCGCCGCCTTATTTGCCGACATTGTGCCCGCTATCCTTAACGGCAACCAGCAAGCCGTCGGCGTCGCTCCGGCGGCGCCGGACGGCGCCGGCCCAGCGCATTATGTTCAACCCACTGCCAGTATCGGTCGCGATATTCTCGTCATCGCCGGCGCCTTAATTGCCGGCGCCGGCGCCTTCCTCTTCCTCAGCACCGGCAGTTGGCAAGAAGCGAAAAGCAAGCTGGCGCAGTTTAAGGCCAGAGAGTTTCAAGACCTGCTTTGGTTTCGGCGCAAACGCAAACGCTAAGGGAGGCTACGCTCTATGGTTCGCCACCGCCGTTTCTGCCTTATCTTGGGCACGTTGGCCATAGGCGGACTCCTCCTATGGATCCTTTTGTCCTATCTTCCCCTTCATATTCTTTCGGTACAGCAAAAACCGGAACAGCCGCCGCAAAAAATTTATGACTATTATACCATCGTGGAGGAAACCACCGGCGCCGTACTCATGCGTGTCCCGCTCGTCGTGAGCGTCGGCGACGAACTGATATCGGAAGATAACAAACGCTACCGCGTTGTCAAAGTAGAAGAAGACCGGGCCTACGCCCGGTTTATTGAAGATATAAATATCGACCAACCAAAACCACGGCAACGGGGCAGGTAATTATTTAACAGTAACTTTAGCAGCGAGTTGTCCTATATTATCGATAAAACATGGACAGTCCTCAACAAAAATGAAGCTATAAATCAATGCATAATTATCAATGACGGATTTCGTAGTATTGTAATAGTTCGCTTACGGTTATGAAAGTATACCCTCTTTCTTGCAGCCGGTCGATGATAACTCCTAGCGCTTCCGGTGTATACCGGGCGCAGGCGCCTTCATGCAAAAGCACAATACTGCCCGGCTCAATTTTTCTTATGACCGCGCCAATAATTTGATCGGCGCTCTGTGCACACCAGTCACGTGGGTCGATTGTCCATAGTATGGTTGTATAGCCGCGCTTACTTAGTTCAGCGACTACGCGGTCATTATAGCCGCCGCCGGGAGGGCGAATAAGCGTAGGCTTAGGCGCTACGGCACCAATCGCCTTTTCGGTTTTTTCTATTTCTTTCGCAAGTTCCCCTTGCGATAACTTATTTAAAAAGTGGTGTGTATAGCCGTGACTTTCGATTTCATGGCCATTCGCCGCGATCTCGGCCAATAGCCCGGGATATTTCTCCGCCTGAGAGCCTAAAACAAAAAAAGTAGCCTTTACCTGCTTGGCCTTAAGCACTGCTAAAAGCTGCAAGGTAGTGTGCGGGTGCGGCCCGTCGTCAAAGGTAAGCACCGTCACCTTGTGTGTTGTCGGCACTTTTGTTATTGCTTTCGCCGTGCCCAGAAAAGTATCATGCGCCATGGCCATGCTTACGATACCCGCGATAACCAACAAACTCCAAAACAAGGAACGCGCGTATTTCATGTCAATAACTCCTTTCATAATCGATATACCGGCCACAACAGGCTAGATACCTAAGAGATCAAGCATTTGCCTATTAACGACGCCGTTAACCTCCAGACCTTTGTCAGCCTGGAAAGCACGCACCGCCTCCTCCGTTACGGCGCCAAATATGCCGTCGGCCCGCGCCTTAAGATAGCCTAACTCCTTTAGTTTTACTTGCAACATGACGACATCGGCGCCGGTCATTTGTTTTTTCAGGGTCCGTTGCACTTTTACCTTGGGCCCGACGATTTTTACCTCCGTCCCGATTGGTACCCACTCAAACAGTTCTTCCACATCTTTATTGCGCATGCGAATACAGCCGTGGCTGGCAAACCGGCCGATCGACCACGGGTTATTGGTACCGTGGATGCCGTAAACTCCCCAGGGTACGTTTAATCCCATCCAGCGCGTGCCAAACCCCGATCCCCAGTTATAATCTTTCCATACGACTTTCCATTCCCCCACGGGAGTAGGTGTTTTGCTTTTTCCGACCGCAACACGGTATTTTTTGTAAAGCTGTCCGTCGTTATATACTTCCAAAATGCGCTCTGGCACTTTTATAATAATACTAACCGTACCTGTCGGAGCAGTAGTAGGCTGGTTGGGGATGGCGGCAAGCTCCCGTTCATCGATTGTATATTCCAGCCCCAATATGCCAAGATAGAGACAGAGCAGTAATGCGGCCACGCCGAAATAGAGCTGACGCCGCCGAATTTTTAGCGAAAAGAACTTATTCATTTATCCCCCTCCACCAAATTGCTGCAATTTTACCCGTTAATATGGGTATTGTGGCCGATAAAAATATATGATTTAATTTCGCGTTATTTGGTCGTTGGTAGCGAAAAAATCCGCTAACTAAAAAACCCCTTGCACCCTAAGAGGATGCAAGGGGTTATATCGCAATTACACAGACCCAAAATCAACCATGACGGTCCAGCAGGGCTTGTTCGCGTACCCGTTTGAGACCGTCTTTTATTGTTTTGGCGCGCACTTCGCCGATACCTTCCACTTCGTCCAGTTCGGCGATAGTAGCATTGTAAATGCGGTGTAATGTCTTAAAATGAGCTACCAAGTTTTCTACGACCAGCATAGGCAGTCGGGGGATGCGCCGGAGCACGCGGTAGCCCCGCGGCACCACCGGTACATCGAGGGCATTGGCGGTAACGCCATAGCCGAGAAGCCGGCTAACGGCAAGGGCATCCAGATTTTCTTCCGGCAACGCGGCCAATTGTTCCCGCACCTGTTCCTGCACCTTGGGGTCAGCACTTGTGCAGTAGTCCTTGATGAGCAGTTGCTCCTCGTCTTCTTCGGTCATAAGCTCTTCCATCTGCATGCTGACCAAGCGGCCTTCGCTGCCAAGTTCGATGACATGCCGCTCTATTTCCCGGGCAATGCGGCTCACTTGCTCGGCCCGGATAATGGCTGCGGCAACGTCGGTAAGCGTTACTAAATCCTCAAACTCCAAAGCGCTGAGGGTCGTGAGACTGCGGTTAAGAACGCGCCGGTACTTCTCTAGCGTCTGCAGGGCCTGGTTTGCCCGGCTGAGGATGACCGAAATGTCTTTGAGAATATAGCGCAGATTGTCAAGATACAGGGTAATGATATGGCGCCGCTGGGAAATGGCAATAACCAGCGCCCCTGTCTGCCGGGCTACCCTTTCGGCGGTGCGGTGGCGCGTTCCTGTTTCCGTGGTGGGCATAGTGGCGTCAGGTACAAGCTGGGCGTTGGCGTAGAGGATGCGTTTGGCATCATGGGATAGGACAATGGCCCCATCCATTTTAGCCAGTTCGTAAAACCCAGACGGGGTGAAATCACAGTTTAAGGAAAAACCGCCGTCCACCAATTCCATAACGGCTGGCGAATCGCCAATGACAACCAGCGCCCCCATTTTAGCCCGCAAGACATTCTCCAGTCCTTCCCGTAGCGGCGTACCGGGCGCCAGCGTCCGGATGGCCCGGATAAACCGACCATCCCATATGCGTTCCTGTCCTTTTATCATAAAAATACTGCCTCCATTGCCTCTTCCACGCTACTCACGCCGATTATTTCAAGCCCCCGCTGCTTGCCCTTCACGCCGCTCACATTGCCGCGCGGCACGATAATCCGCCTAAACCCCATGGTAGCGGCCTCGCTGATCCGCTCGTCAAGCCGTGAGACCATCCGCACTTCCCCTGTTAGTCCCACTTCGCCCACGACGACGGCATTGTCTGCAACCGCAACATTGCGAAAACTGGACGCAATTGCCAGCGCCACGGCCAGATCGGCGGCCGGCTCAGTCACCCGGATGCCGCCAACCGCGTTGACATAAGCGTCCTGGTTGCCCAGCATCAGCCCTACTCGCTTTTCCAGGACGGCGAGCAACAAGATGAGGCGGTTGTAATCAAAGCCAACCGCCATGCGGCGGGGCATGCCGAAACAAGTGGTGCTGACCAAGGCTTGCACTTCAATCAAAAGCGGCCGCATTCCTTCCATGCAAGCCATTACCACCGACCCTGGCACCTCGCGGGGCCGCTCGGACAAGAGCAATTTGGAAGGGCTGGCGACTTCGCTCAGTCCAGTTTCTTCCATGGAAAAAATGCCGCTCTCGCTCGTCGAACCAAAGCGATTTTTCATGGCCCTGAGCACGCGAAACGCATAACTGCGCTCCCCTTCAAAATAAAGGACTACGTCTACCATATGTTCTAACAGCCGGGGGCCGGCGATATTGCCTTCTTTCGTCACATGGCCAATGACGGCAATGGGGATGCTGGTCTCCTTAGCCAACCTCAGCAGCTTGCCTGTCGATTCGCGCACCTGGCTTACGCTGCCCGGCGCCGCCGCAAGCTCCGGGCTGTACATTGTTTGAATGGAATCAATTACCACCAGCGCCGGCTTCATGTTGGCCGCCGCTGCCGCAATTGCGTCCAGGTTGGTTTCAGTCATAATATAGAGGTTATCCTGCAAACTACCGAGCCGCTCAGCCCGCATCCGCGTCTGGGCGGCCGATTCCTCGCCGGACACGTACAGCACTCGGCCCTGCCGCCGGCCCACCCCGGCGGCCACTTGCAGCAGCAAGGTAGACTTGCCAATCCCCGGATCGCCCCCTATCAAAATGAGCGCCCCTGGCACAATGCCGCCGCCCAATACCCGGTCGAATTCGGCTAGGCCGCTGCTAAAACGCGGCACCGCCGTAGCATCCACTTCCGTAATAGGGCGGGGTTTACTGGGTGTTACATATTTTATTTTGGCCGCCGGCTTGACTGCCAATTCCTCGACCAGCGTGTTCCAGGCGCCGCAGCCAGGACAGCGCCCTAGCCATTTGGGCGAATCATAACCGCATTCCTGACAGATAAACATAACTTTCATTTTGGACAAAGTCTGCTGCTCCTTCCAGAATAAAAGCACTAGCGCACATCTTTAACAAAACCGCAAAGATATTCATGCCAATAAATTGGCGCTACAGACAATAAAAAACTATATTTAACCGCCAAGAACACAGAGGTACGATTTTATCGCGTGCATGTTAAAAACAAATCCCCTCTGCGTCCTCTGTGTTCCCATACTTTCCATCTTGAAGTCACCGCTTTTTAAGGTAAAACGCAAAGGGCGACAGGGCGCACCCAAAGCGAAAAAGCACTCACATGAGTGAGTGCTTTTTTCGCTTTTGTCGGCTTTATTTCCTGCTAACTATTTTTTTTAGTAAAGGTTAGTTTGCCATTTTCATCGGCGTCCACAACTACCGTGTCACCGCTCGTGATGTCGCGGCGCAGCATTAGTTCGGCAATTTCATCCTCGACCATCTTCTGGATCGCCCGCCTGAGCGGCCGCGCGCCATAAACATAGTCGCGCCCTTCTTTGATCAGTTCAGCTTTGGCTCGGTCGGTCACTTCCAACTTAAGATCGGTATCAGCCAAGCGTTTGGCTACATTTGCCAGCATAAGCTCGACGATTTGCTTCAGATCGTCATCGGTTAGGCTGTTGAAAACGATAATTTCGTCAATGCGGTTGATAAACTCGGGCCGGAAGGTGCGTTTTACTTCTTCCATCACCCGTGTCTTGGCTGCCTGTGCATTATCTTGTTCTTTATCGGCCAAAAAGCCAAGGGCGGCAGTGTCTTTGCGCAGGTGGGAAGCACCGACGTTGGAGGTCATAATTATGACCGTATTGCGAAAATCAACGGTCCGTCCCTGGCCATCCGTCAGGCGCCCGTCTTCCAGGACTTGCAGCAGAATATTGAAGACATCGTAGTGCGCCTTCTCAATCTCATCCAGCAAGATAACGGAATAGGGGTGGCGGCGGACGGCGTCAGTCAGCTGACCGCCTTCTTCATAGCCGACATAGCCGGGAGGCGCGCCAATTAGCCGCGACACCGTGTGCTTTTCCATGTATTCCGACATATCAAAGCGGATCATGGCCTCTTCCTTACCAAATAACGCTTCCGCCAGGGCGCGGGCCAGCTCTGTCTTGCCGACGCCTGTCGGGCCCAGGAACAGGAAGGAGCCAATCGGCCGTTTGGGGTCCTTAAGTCCGGCACGGGCTCGCCTGATAGCTCTGGCCACTGCCTTGACCGCATCATCCTGGCCGATAACCCGCTGGTGCAGAATTTCCTCTAGCTTAAGCAGCCGCTCCGATTCTTCCTCGGCCAGTTTTTTCACCGGAATGCCGGTCCACTTGGCAACAATTTCGGCAATGTCCTCTTCAGTCACGATCACCTGGCCGCTGCCGCGCTGTTTCCAGTCCTTCTGCCTTTTTTCCAGTTCCTGCCGGATTTGATCTTCTTCCCGCTTAATCCGGGCTGCTTCTTCAAACTCCTGGGCGGTAATAGCCGCCTGTTTTTCCGCCAACAGTTTTTCCAGTTTCTTCTCAAGGTCTTTCACATCAGGCGGCAGCGACACCGCGCGCAGCCGTACCCTTGACGCCGCTTCATCCATGAGGTCGATAGCCTTATCAGGAAGGAACCGGTCAGTGATGTAGCGGTGCGACAATTTTACGGCGGCAACAATGGCCTCGTCGGTAATCTGCGCTTTATGGAAAGCCTCATAGCGGTCACGCAGGC
This genomic window from Thermosinus carboxydivorans Nor1 contains:
- the radA gene encoding DNA repair protein RadA, encoding MSKMKVMFICQECGYDSPKWLGRCPGCGAWNTLVEELAVKPAAKIKYVTPSKPRPITEVDATAVPRFSSGLAEFDRVLGGGIVPGALILIGGDPGIGKSTLLLQVAAGVGRRQGRVLYVSGEESAAQTRMRAERLGSLQDNLYIMTETNLDAIAAAAANMKPALVVIDSIQTMYSPELAAAPGSVSQVRESTGKLLRLAKETSIPIAVIGHVTKEGNIAGPRLLEHMVDVVLYFEGERSYAFRVLRAMKNRFGSTSESGIFSMEETGLSEVASPSKLLLSERPREVPGSVVMACMEGMRPLLIEVQALVSTTCFGMPRRMAVGFDYNRLILLLAVLEKRVGLMLGNQDAYVNAVGGIRVTEPAADLAVALAIASSFRNVAVADNAVVVGEVGLTGEVRMVSRLDERISEAATMGFRRIIVPRGNVSGVKGKQRGLEIIGVSSVEEAMEAVFL
- a CDS encoding nucleoside triphosphate pyrophosphohydrolase family protein — protein: MHDKCCLDFQAAVDQYLIRHRSILDVLTKYQEATARVNRAMAKAVTECGCVTVQASRPQIPPDATYSELRQFMSSHLSGEPCAACREIIAKELGHSLFYLAALCNLTGLNLHDIMRQERSNLTTLGAYHLS
- a CDS encoding ATP-dependent Clp protease ATP-binding subunit; this translates as MLDRFTERARKVLALAHQEAMRLGHNYIGTEHLLLGLIHEGEGVAARALASLNISLQTVRAQVEAMIGRGEGPQEQIGYTPRAKRVLELAVQEAAALGHNYIGTEHILLGLIREGEGVAAQVLSSLGANINVVRQRVIELLGGFAMSGPMPTGHGAAMAGGNTHTPLLNEYGRDLNKLAQEGKIDPVVGRETEIERVIQVLSRRTKNNPVLIGEPGVGKTAIAEGLAQRIVEGKVPETLRGKRVVSLNMGSLVAGSKYRGEFEERLKKIMDEIRQAGNVILFIDEIHTLIGAGAAEGAIDAANILKPALARGELQTIGATTLDEYKKHIEKDAALERRFQPIMVGEPSVEEAIEILRGLRDRYEAFHKAQITDEAIVAAVKLSHRYITDRFLPDKAIDLMDEAASRVRLRAVSLPPDVKDLEKKLEKLLAEKQAAITAQEFEEAARIKREEDQIRQELEKRQKDWKQRGSGQVIVTEEDIAEIVAKWTGIPVKKLAEEESERLLKLEEILHQRVIGQDDAVKAVARAIRRARAGLKDPKRPIGSFLFLGPTGVGKTELARALAEALFGKEEAMIRFDMSEYMEKHTVSRLIGAPPGYVGYEEGGQLTDAVRRHPYSVILLDEIEKAHYDVFNILLQVLEDGRLTDGQGRTVDFRNTVIIMTSNVGASHLRKDTAALGFLADKEQDNAQAAKTRVMEEVKRTFRPEFINRIDEIIVFNSLTDDDLKQIVELMLANVAKRLADTDLKLEVTDRAKAELIKEGRDYVYGARPLRRAIQKMVEDEIAELMLRRDITSGDTVVVDADENGKLTFTKKNS
- a CDS encoding polysaccharide deacetylase family protein produces the protein MKYARSLFWSLLVIAGIVSMAMAHDTFLGTAKAITKVPTTHKVTVLTFDDGPHPHTTLQLLAVLKAKQVKATFFVLGSQAEKYPGLLAEIAANGHEIESHGYTHHFLNKLSQGELAKEIEKTEKAIGAVAPKPTLIRPPGGGYNDRVVAELSKRGYTTILWTIDPRDWCAQSADQIIGAVIRKIEPGSIVLLHEGACARYTPEALGVIIDRLQERGYTFITVSELLQYYEIRH
- a CDS encoding L,D-transpeptidase family protein, whose product is MNKFFSLKIRRRQLYFGVAALLLCLYLGILGLEYTIDERELAAIPNQPTTAPTGTVSIIIKVPERILEVYNDGQLYKKYRVAVGKSKTPTPVGEWKVVWKDYNWGSGFGTRWMGLNVPWGVYGIHGTNNPWSIGRFASHGCIRMRNKDVEELFEWVPIGTEVKIVGPKVKVQRTLKKQMTGADVVMLQVKLKELGYLKARADGIFGAVTEEAVRAFQADKGLEVNGVVNRQMLDLLGI
- the disA gene encoding DNA integrity scanning diadenylate cyclase DisA: MIKGQERIWDGRFIRAIRTLAPGTPLREGLENVLRAKMGALVVIGDSPAVMELVDGGFSLNCDFTPSGFYELAKMDGAIVLSHDAKRILYANAQLVPDATMPTTETGTRHRTAERVARQTGALVIAISQRRHIITLYLDNLRYILKDISVILSRANQALQTLEKYRRVLNRSLTTLSALEFEDLVTLTDVAAAIIRAEQVSRIAREIERHVIELGSEGRLVSMQMEELMTEEDEEQLLIKDYCTSADPKVQEQVREQLAALPEENLDALAVSRLLGYGVTANALDVPVVPRGYRVLRRIPRLPMLVVENLVAHFKTLHRIYNATIAELDEVEGIGEVRAKTIKDGLKRVREQALLDRHG
- the spoIIP gene encoding stage II sporulation protein P; this encodes MRCIYVFVLLLLSMATALPPGRAAGSPYDTAELVSGYMTIVDEKGGVIFQTGLAVHPGDEFIDENDRVYEITAVEGTLAKARYVRDETYSQSEFDAIPVQAPAAPAQPPLIAIYHTHTDESYIPSDGKATEPGNGGVMLVGDSLAKRLEELGFATDHNKTLHEPHDANAYQRSRRTVMKLLERKPVALFDIHRDSAPQNIYNTTIAGAPATKILLVVGRQNQNRETTMAFARQIKAAADAKYSGLIRGIFIAHGNYNQDLSPRAMLIEIGTQYNSRDAAERSAALFADIVPAILNGNQQAVGVAPAAPDGAGPAHYVQPTASIGRDILVIAGALIAGAGAFLFLSTGSWQEAKSKLAQFKAREFQDLLWFRRKRKR